In Dysgonomonadaceae bacterium zrk40, one genomic interval encodes:
- a CDS encoding glycosyltransferase, with the protein MKILYFISVHGHGRGGHFHSLNHISRKIGEQHDVKIISFGPGRSDIIESNPFFYKHFFFNGVNLITLSKDINKARREFNPDIYHCFDVGGYNIVRLIVSTRRNKIILNKCGGPNPNYYPHIHNLILFSIENKNWFNNNSNYNNSNIHLIPNRVRSLKLDDNFWPIEKKINDFVFIRICRIGIGYKKSINDSINLIRVLNSIRINVKLFVIGVVEDKNIFLELQEDELVKKGKVVFLVDAEFTNEASKMLYLADAVIGTGRGLMEAASLGKPILAIDKNGDIPVLLNEESFTDAFKTNFSERNTFENLNNDRNIRNIEKLIYDKESYSMNSKFSIDCFNEFFSLDKVSDHYTLAYTQAKTGNRQIVNDLPIILKSAIGFFKSYHKSNS; encoded by the coding sequence ATGAAAATACTTTATTTCATTTCTGTTCATGGACATGGACGTGGTGGCCATTTTCATAGTTTAAATCACATATCCAGAAAAATTGGAGAGCAACATGATGTTAAAATTATTTCTTTTGGACCCGGCAGAAGTGATATCATAGAATCAAACCCATTTTTTTACAAGCATTTTTTCTTTAACGGAGTTAACCTTATAACCCTATCGAAAGATATAAATAAAGCAAGGAGAGAATTCAATCCCGATATTTATCATTGCTTTGATGTTGGTGGTTATAATATTGTAAGATTAATCGTTTCTACCCGAAGAAATAAAATAATACTTAATAAATGTGGTGGTCCTAATCCAAACTATTATCCCCATATTCATAATCTTATATTATTTAGTATTGAAAACAAAAATTGGTTTAATAATAATTCTAATTACAATAATTCTAATATTCATTTAATACCTAACAGAGTCAGATCATTAAAATTGGATGATAATTTTTGGCCCATTGAAAAAAAAATTAATGATTTTGTATTTATTCGTATTTGCAGAATTGGGATTGGTTATAAAAAGAGTATAAATGATTCTATTAACCTTATCCGTGTTTTAAACTCAATACGTATTAATGTGAAATTATTTGTTATTGGGGTTGTTGAAGACAAAAATATATTCCTTGAATTACAAGAAGATGAACTTGTAAAGAAGGGTAAAGTTGTTTTTTTAGTTGATGCTGAATTTACGAATGAGGCTTCAAAGATGCTTTATCTCGCAGACGCTGTAATTGGTACTGGTCGTGGTCTGATGGAAGCTGCTTCATTGGGAAAACCCATATTGGCGATTGATAAAAATGGAGATATTCCAGTGTTGCTTAATGAGGAGAGTTTTACAGATGCCTTCAAGACGAACTTTTCAGAACGCAACACATTTGAGAATCTAAATAACGATAGAAACATAAGAAACATCGAAAAGTTAATATATGACAAAGAGTCTTATTCGATGAATTCTAAATTCTCTATTGATTGTTTCAATGAATTTTTCAGCTTAGATAAAGTTTCAGATCATTATACATTGGCCTATACTCAAGCAAAAACAGGAAATAGACAGATTGTAAATGATTTACCGATTATATTAAAAAGTGCTATTGGATTTTTTAAAAGTTATCATAAAAGTAATAGTTAA